In the uncultured Desulfovibrio sp. genome, CAAGGGCCGCCATACATACGCCAAGGGAATTCCAGGCCATGGCATTGGCCTCGTCAGCCAGCAGAGCAAGCTTGTATTCTTCCACCGCGCCAAAAACATCGCCTAGGCTGTACCGCCTGTCGGCGCTGATGTTCAGCGCAAGGGAATTGCACACGCCCACCTTGGGGTCTGGCAGCAGCAGGGCGTATTCCAGAGCCTTCAGGGCGCAGTCGGGCATTTCTCCCCTGCGGAACTGAAGGAAGGGATACCCAGCAAGCCCCACAGAAGCCGAAATGCCACGGCTGTTTAGTTCGCCGCACACGCCCTCGTACAGAGACACAAGGGCTTGCGCTTCCACATCCGGATGGAAAAATATCAGACTGTTGCTGCCGTAGCGTCCAGCCATCGGCTGCGGCAGGCTCTGCGTCTCGCCAAGGGCATCGCGCCACACGTTGAGGGCTGTTTCAATAATTCCCTGCCGATTTGCAGCATCGTGCACGCCGTCCAGCGGAACGGCATCCGTGTTCGCTGCCTCACCCGAGTCAGAATTGCCAGGCTCCAGCCGCAACAGGCAAAGCGTAAAGCGGTTGCGCCTCTCCGCCTCCACGGCAAAACGGTTCAAAAAATCACCGTGCCCGCACAAACCGCCTGCACACTCTGCTTGGGGGGACGCGGAAGCACCACATGCAGCAGCAGCATGTTTGCCACCTTCGGCGGATTCTGCCCTCTGGTTCTGCTCCTGCACGGCCACCGCCGCATTTGGAATGGCAGGGCGCGCGGCGGAAAAATCCTGTTCGTCCAGATCTGGGCTCAGAACGGGCGTTTCACCCAGCAGGGTGAGCCTGTCCCCCACCTCGGGGCGGCAGGTAACATCAACCAGATGCAGGGCCTCGGCAACGGAATCCGTATCCCGCGTATGCAGCACCACCAGTTCGCCCTTGTAATGGGGCGAACCGCTTTCTGCCTGTCCCCACAGGGCAAACCGCATGCCCTCGCGGGCCTTGGCCTGACGCCCAAGGCTAAGCCGCACGCGGCCCAGCGGCAGGGATTCCAGCACCATGCCGCCTTCTTGCAGGATGCGCGCAAAGGGCATGATGCGGCTTTCCACAGCCTGAGCGCCGTCAGCCTCCTGCCCGGCCACATCTGCGGCGAGGCGGGCGCGATCCATGCACAGGCGAGCTTGATCGTGCATTTCAAGGTGCATTTCTGTACCGCGCATATCCTGCGGGTACAGGGCATGCCCTGCGCACAAACGCGGGCGCACCGGCTTTTTCAGCAGCGGATAGGGCATGCGCACCGCTTCCATGCGCGTCAGGGCTGCGCGGGCCAACTTATGGCAAGCGCCGCGCC is a window encoding:
- a CDS encoding tetratricopeptide repeat protein encodes the protein MQKNCPQLELAREDLMEMEGLLCEQLSSFLSFSGHALYFPTSRAPEEPQLLSRERRLLLPLRRDDHLLGVAMLHGVKAREARPLLPFLPAITALCLENLARAKAMRTDSVTGLATEEALFAHMENAAERLRAYLEEPGAEESGPAPLHWLCMGIVLLRLANGDSVVRRGGHAFAEKYLKALADACREALPSDVLAARVGRWEIALLFPASGRGACHKLARAALTRMEAVRMPYPLLKKPVRPRLCAGHALYPQDMRGTEMHLEMHDQARLCMDRARLAADVAGQEADGAQAVESRIMPFARILQEGGMVLESLPLGRVRLSLGRQAKAREGMRFALWGQAESGSPHYKGELVVLHTRDTDSVAEALHLVDVTCRPEVGDRLTLLGETPVLSPDLDEQDFSAARPAIPNAAVAVQEQNQRAESAEGGKHAAAACGASASPQAECAGGLCGHGDFLNRFAVEAERRNRFTLCLLRLEPGNSDSGEAANTDAVPLDGVHDAANRQGIIETALNVWRDALGETQSLPQPMAGRYGSNSLIFFHPDVEAQALVSLYEGVCGELNSRGISASVGLAGYPFLQFRRGEMPDCALKALEYALLLPDPKVGVCNSLALNISADRRYSLGDVFGAVEEYKLALLADEANAMAWNSLGVCMAALGRQHEARRHFTEALRHGPDKALAEQIYYNLGTVCQGLGEKRAAARYYRQCVKVSPDHQFAHIRLGQLCEQGGRRAEARRFYEIAAALEDARPGAPSLARRHLARVAVRQRKGGEARELLHEALVRNPQDAASMLLLANIYLDSNEDPAMAELLARKSAGLHDKPEAWETLARALRKLGREEEARVAEAKAVLS